A single Natranaerobius thermophilus JW/NM-WN-LF DNA region contains:
- the lysS gene encoding lysine--tRNA ligase translates to MEKDHELINVRYEKARDMENRNIQPFGDKYSATYYAQEVKDNYEQLLETKEEVSLSGRIMAKRGHGKAGFAHIQDSSGQVQIYTRVDNVGEEDYELYKELDIGDIIALKGPVFMTRKGEITVEVKEFHLQSKSLRPLPEKWHGLKDVDLRYRKRYLDLIMNQDVKDTFVIRSKIIREMRRYLDDRGFFEMETPTLHTIPGGANARPFKTYHNALEMKLYMRIATELHLKRLIVGGFDKVYELGRIFRNEGISTKHNPEFTSIELYQSNSDYHDMMELTENMIYEIANKIFGTPVVEYQGTNIDFTPPWPRKTMIDAVKEATGIDFSELNHEKAREKAEQAGIEVEKDATWGEALNEIFEEKVEDSLVQPTFILDYPVEVSPLAKRHEEDSRLTYRFEGFLWGSEIANAFTELNDPRDQRERFESQVEKRDAGDEEAHMMDEDFVEALEYGMPPTGGLGIGIDRLVMFMTNSTSIRDVILFPTMRPKQDE, encoded by the coding sequence ATGGAGAAAGATCATGAATTGATCAATGTCAGGTACGAAAAAGCCCGCGACATGGAAAATCGCAACATCCAACCTTTTGGCGACAAATATTCTGCCACTTACTATGCTCAAGAAGTTAAAGATAACTATGAACAATTGTTAGAAACTAAAGAAGAAGTTAGCTTATCAGGACGTATTATGGCCAAGCGAGGCCATGGCAAAGCAGGATTTGCCCATATCCAAGACTCTAGTGGACAAGTGCAGATTTATACACGAGTTGATAATGTTGGGGAAGAAGACTACGAATTGTATAAAGAACTGGATATTGGAGATATTATTGCTTTAAAAGGGCCAGTTTTTATGACTAGAAAAGGTGAAATTACTGTTGAGGTCAAAGAATTTCACCTCCAAAGTAAGTCTTTACGTCCTCTACCTGAAAAATGGCATGGATTGAAAGATGTAGACCTGCGCTACCGTAAACGATACTTAGATCTGATCATGAATCAAGATGTTAAAGATACTTTTGTAATTAGAAGTAAGATAATCCGAGAAATGCGAAGATATTTGGATGATAGAGGTTTTTTTGAAATGGAAACCCCCACCCTACATACAATTCCAGGTGGTGCAAATGCTAGACCATTTAAAACATATCACAACGCTTTAGAAATGAAACTTTATATGAGAATAGCAACTGAATTACACTTGAAGAGGCTAATTGTTGGTGGATTTGATAAAGTTTACGAATTAGGTAGAATTTTTAGGAATGAAGGAATATCAACTAAACATAATCCTGAATTTACCTCAATTGAACTATATCAATCTAATAGTGATTACCATGACATGATGGAGCTTACTGAAAATATGATTTATGAAATCGCAAACAAAATTTTTGGAACCCCAGTGGTTGAATATCAGGGGACAAATATTGACTTCACTCCACCATGGCCTAGAAAAACAATGATTGATGCCGTGAAAGAGGCTACAGGAATTGATTTTTCCGAGCTAAATCATGAAAAAGCCAGAGAAAAAGCCGAACAAGCGGGAATAGAAGTCGAGAAAGATGCCACATGGGGTGAAGCCTTAAACGAAATTTTTGAGGAAAAGGTAGAAGATAGTTTGGTTCAACCCACCTTCATTCTAGACTATCCTGTTGAAGTTTCACCTTTGGCAAAAAGGCATGAAGAAGATAGTCGCTTAACTTACAGATTTGAAGGATTCCTGTGGGGAAGTGAAATAGCAAATGCTTTTACAGAACTTAATGACCCTAGAGATCAAAGGGAACGATTTGAAAGTCAAGTGGAAAAACGTGATGCGGGTGACGAGGAAGCTCATATGATGGATGAAGATTTTGTTGAAGCTTTAGAATATGGTATGCCTCCCACAGGTGGCCTTGGGATTGGAATAGATAGATTAGTAATGTTTATGACAAACTCTACATCTATAAGAGATGTAATTTTATTCCCTACAATGAGGCCAAAGCAGGATGAATAA
- a CDS encoding ABC transporter permease — MGISTSILEFWQYLVDRQDMFLNLFYEHTRLILITAIISIIIGVILGLVSTYYKSLANIILTVTQILMTIPSLAMIAIIFPLFGIGPTTGIVALVLYSLLPIVRNTYTGINELDANVLEAAKGMGMSERKILLKIKIPLALPVIIAGIRTAVVMVVGIGAIASLIGAGGLGDFIFRGISRDFPFMILAGAIGVSILAIALDLLLSWLEQKVIARQS; from the coding sequence ATGGGGATTAGCACCTCTATATTAGAGTTTTGGCAGTATTTAGTTGACCGGCAGGATATGTTTTTGAATTTATTTTACGAGCACACTCGATTAATTTTAATTACTGCTATTATATCGATAATTATTGGTGTTATTTTGGGGTTGGTTTCTACTTATTATAAAAGTTTAGCAAACATAATTTTGACTGTAACTCAAATTCTAATGACAATTCCTAGTTTGGCTATGATTGCTATTATTTTCCCATTGTTTGGTATAGGTCCAACGACAGGTATAGTAGCCTTAGTGCTTTACTCTTTATTACCTATAGTTAGAAATACTTATACTGGTATAAACGAACTCGATGCTAACGTATTGGAAGCAGCTAAAGGTATGGGGATGTCGGAGAGAAAAATATTACTGAAAATCAAAATACCTTTAGCATTACCTGTAATAATTGCAGGAATCCGAACAGCTGTTGTAATGGTAGTAGGTATTGGAGCAATCGCTAGCTTGATAGGTGCTGGAGGATTAGGTGATTTTATTTTTAGAGGTATATCTAGGGATTTCCCGTTTATGATTTTAGCTGGTGCTATTGGAGTATCAATATTGGCAATAGCTTTAGATTTACTCCTTAGTTGGCTAGAACAAAAGGTGATAGCGAGACAAAGTTAA
- a CDS encoding ABC transporter ATP-binding protein (Members of the family are the ATP-binding subunit of ABC transporters for substrates such as betaine, L-proline or other amino acids, choline, carnitine, etc. The substrate specificity is best determined from the substrate-binding subunit, rather than this subunit, as it interacts with the permease subunit and not with substrate directly.) has product MIKFEDVSKTFPNADNPAVKNLNMEVSEGEITVLVGPSGCGKTTTMKMVNRIYEITKGNIYVDNQDIYDLDPIELRLNIGYVIQEIGLFPHMTIADNIATVLYEKKWPKEEIDKRVNELMVLMGLDPDIYKQRRPSKLSGGQRQRVGVARAMAANPPIMLMDEPFAAVDPITRARLQNEFLELQEKMKKTIIFVTHDINEAIKMGDKIAVMREGQIVQYDSPKKILQNPRDEFVEKLVGSNRAVKSLSLVKINDAIINQVVSLEENSDIEEIKQHLDSNINIALLKDYNGHVTGYVTDLDLRGVNSGKIKDFKKPYEQVLNKNDDLSKALSVMLNQSVYHVPVMDGQNECLGVITVDDVFKAVSSNDSQ; this is encoded by the coding sequence ATGATTAAATTTGAGGATGTTAGCAAAACTTTCCCGAATGCAGACAATCCTGCAGTAAAAAATTTAAACATGGAAGTCTCTGAAGGTGAAATTACTGTGTTAGTCGGTCCATCAGGATGTGGAAAAACCACAACTATGAAAATGGTTAATAGAATTTATGAAATTACTAAAGGAAATATTTACGTAGATAATCAAGATATTTATGACCTAGACCCTATTGAACTAAGATTGAATATTGGTTATGTAATTCAGGAAATTGGGTTGTTTCCTCATATGACAATTGCAGATAATATCGCCACAGTTCTTTATGAAAAAAAGTGGCCAAAAGAGGAAATTGATAAACGTGTTAATGAGCTAATGGTCTTAATGGGATTAGATCCTGATATTTATAAACAAAGACGTCCCTCTAAACTTAGCGGAGGACAACGACAGAGGGTGGGAGTTGCCAGAGCAATGGCTGCTAATCCACCGATAATGTTAATGGACGAACCTTTTGCTGCTGTTGACCCAATTACCCGTGCCAGGTTACAAAATGAATTTTTAGAATTACAAGAAAAAATGAAAAAGACAATTATTTTTGTGACCCATGATATTAATGAAGCAATAAAAATGGGAGATAAGATTGCAGTCATGAGGGAAGGACAAATTGTTCAATATGATTCTCCAAAAAAAATATTACAAAATCCAAGAGACGAGTTTGTTGAAAAATTAGTTGGCAGTAATCGAGCGGTTAAAAGTTTATCTTTAGTAAAAATAAACGACGCTATTATTAATCAAGTAGTCTCCTTAGAAGAGAATTCGGATATTGAGGAAATAAAACAACATCTTGATAGCAATATTAATATAGCTTTATTAAAAGATTATAATGGTCATGTTACAGGTTATGTTACTGATCTCGATTTGAGAGGGGTAAATTCGGGTAAGATAAAAGATTTTAAAAAACCTTATGAACAAGTATTAAATAAAAATGATGATTTAAGTAAAGCCTTATCAGTAATGCTTAATCAGAGTGTCTATCACGTTCCGGTAATGGATGGGCAAAATGAATGCCTGGGGGTTATTACTGTTGACGATGTTTTTAAGGCGGTGAGTTCTAATGACAGTCAATAA
- a CDS encoding ABC transporter permease, with translation MTVNKNTKSELNHRQVEIQDKGESRTRSRQIKVILTKYSHILIPILYITLGTVYTVINVQNPVDSLAEGWLSYERIGGLLYEHIILVGLATLGAILTSVPLGILITRPTFRWLTPFVDNPVNVGQTVPSIAILGLAYYFMGTGLLTALFALWLYSLLPILRNTSIGIKSVDPEILEAARGMGMTPYRIFIKIEFPLALPVIMAGIRTSVVICTGAATLATFIGAGALGEIINAGLSMRRIQLVYQGAVLAALFALLLDNLIGTLERYLTQEAYDEDEVDEN, from the coding sequence ATGACAGTCAATAAAAACACAAAATCTGAACTTAACCACCGTCAAGTCGAAATCCAAGATAAAGGTGAAAGTAGGACTCGATCTCGACAGATTAAAGTAATATTAACAAAGTACTCTCATATACTTATTCCGATCTTGTATATAACTTTGGGAACTGTTTATACGGTTATTAATGTTCAAAATCCTGTTGATAGTTTAGCAGAAGGGTGGTTGTCATATGAAAGAATTGGTGGATTACTTTATGAACATATAATTCTAGTTGGACTTGCTACTTTAGGAGCTATCTTAACAAGTGTTCCTTTAGGTATTTTAATTACCCGGCCCACCTTTAGATGGCTCACTCCTTTTGTAGATAACCCTGTCAATGTGGGTCAAACTGTTCCTAGCATAGCTATCTTAGGTTTAGCATATTACTTTATGGGGACAGGATTACTTACAGCTTTATTTGCATTATGGTTATATTCGCTTCTGCCTATACTTCGGAACACTTCTATTGGAATTAAAAGTGTAGATCCGGAAATCTTGGAAGCCGCTAGGGGAATGGGTATGACACCTTATAGGATTTTTATAAAAATAGAATTTCCCTTAGCGCTACCTGTTATTATGGCAGGGATAAGGACTTCAGTAGTCATTTGTACGGGAGCAGCTACCCTGGCCACCTTTATTGGAGCCGGGGCTCTTGGAGAAATCATTAATGCTGGGTTATCCATGAGGCGTATTCAACTTGTTTATCAAGGGGCAGTATTAGCAGCACTATTTGCTTTGTTGCTTGATAATTTGATAGGGACCTTAGAAAGATATTTAACTCAAGAAGCTTATGATGAGGACGAGGTCGACGAAAATTAG
- a CDS encoding glycine betaine ABC transporter substrate-binding protein — protein sequence MKMKNLAITLVILSMMLVGVGCGQDGEVQQDGDAVIAVGSKEFTEQLILGQLTIQLLEEEGYDVIDNTGLSGTAILRDAFLDGEVDVKWEYTGTALISHLGHDEAITDSEECYEAVKEEDLEENGVVWLDYAGLDNTYTLIMREDYAEEAGIQSMSDLAEAVNEGETPPTGGEWVLASNEEYATRDDGMEGVEETYGFEFEDVDIMEPGIIYGVVRDGEAPVGMGFMTDGRIDGYDLITLEDDKGFHPAYNAAPNVREEVLDEHPELEDILAKLTERLDNETMQQLNAKVDIDGYQPEEAAEEYLVEEGLISE from the coding sequence ATGAAAATGAAGAATCTAGCGATAACTTTAGTTATCCTAAGTATGATGTTGGTTGGTGTAGGTTGTGGTCAAGATGGGGAGGTTCAGCAAGACGGAGATGCTGTTATTGCCGTAGGTTCCAAGGAGTTCACAGAGCAATTGATACTAGGTCAGCTCACTATTCAACTATTGGAAGAAGAAGGTTATGATGTGATTGACAATACAGGTTTATCTGGTACTGCAATATTGAGAGATGCTTTTTTAGATGGTGAAGTTGATGTGAAATGGGAATACACGGGAACAGCTTTAATTTCTCACCTGGGTCACGATGAGGCTATCACAGACAGTGAAGAGTGCTATGAAGCTGTTAAAGAAGAAGATCTGGAAGAGAACGGAGTCGTTTGGCTTGATTATGCGGGACTTGATAATACTTATACATTAATTATGAGAGAAGATTATGCTGAAGAAGCCGGTATCCAATCTATGAGCGATTTAGCTGAAGCTGTTAATGAAGGAGAAACCCCACCCACTGGAGGAGAATGGGTTTTAGCTAGTAATGAGGAATATGCCACTCGAGATGATGGCATGGAAGGAGTCGAAGAAACATACGGATTTGAATTTGAAGATGTGGATATCATGGAACCGGGCATTATCTACGGAGTTGTACGAGATGGGGAAGCACCTGTTGGTATGGGTTTTATGACTGATGGCAGGATCGATGGATATGATTTGATAACCTTAGAAGACGATAAAGGCTTTCATCCGGCTTATAATGCGGCACCTAATGTAAGAGAAGAAGTCTTGGATGAACATCCGGAGTTAGAAGATATTTTAGCAAAATTGACTGAACGTCTTGATAATGAAACAATGCAACAATTAAATGCTAAGGTTGATATTGATGGCTATCAACCAGAGGAAGCAGCCGAAGAATATTTAGTTGAAGAGGGTTTGATTTCCGAATAA
- the ribD gene encoding bifunctional diaminohydroxyphosphoribosylaminopyrimidine deaminase/5-amino-6-(5-phosphoribosylamino)uracil reductase RibD: MDNWIKKDRQYMDRALDLAWKGWGKTNPNPLVGAVLVKNDDIVAQGYHGRLGGPHAEAVALEKAGREASGTTMYVTLEPCCHYGKTPPCTDKIIEAGVKRVVIASLDPHEKMAGKGVKKLRQAGIKVEVGLKKAEAEKQNEIFRKYIVTGLPYMIGKWGMSLDGKIATHTGDSRWITSEKARFDTHRLRARVAAIMVGIGTVKADDPLLTCRHPNYPGQHPVRIVVDSHLRLSLQSKVLEKISETPTIIATSEEIKHKSKEMEIAKQIENLGGEVLYLPQTSTGKVDIFELVKLLGQRGLDSVLVEGGETLHGSLIEANYYDKYIVYLGNLVIGGTNSPTPVGGKGFQALKDSVMLNNMEYEYFGDSIRIEAYPFLENQR, from the coding sequence ATGGATAACTGGATAAAAAAGGACCGCCAGTACATGGATCGGGCGCTGGATTTAGCTTGGAAAGGTTGGGGGAAAACTAATCCTAATCCCCTAGTAGGTGCAGTACTAGTAAAGAACGATGATATAGTTGCCCAAGGTTATCATGGTAGATTAGGAGGGCCTCACGCAGAAGCTGTTGCTTTAGAAAAAGCCGGTAGAGAAGCTTCGGGAACGACAATGTATGTTACCCTTGAACCTTGTTGTCATTACGGGAAAACACCTCCATGCACAGATAAAATTATTGAAGCTGGTGTTAAAAGGGTTGTAATTGCTTCTCTAGATCCACACGAAAAAATGGCAGGAAAAGGTGTTAAAAAATTAAGGCAAGCAGGAATTAAAGTAGAAGTTGGACTAAAAAAAGCTGAAGCTGAGAAGCAAAATGAAATATTCAGAAAATATATAGTAACAGGTTTGCCTTATATGATTGGCAAATGGGGGATGAGTTTAGATGGAAAGATTGCTACTCATACCGGTGATTCTCGTTGGATTACATCGGAAAAAGCCAGATTTGACACTCATCGACTTAGGGCGAGAGTAGCGGCTATTATGGTGGGAATCGGAACTGTAAAAGCTGATGACCCTCTCCTAACATGTAGGCATCCTAATTACCCTGGACAGCACCCAGTAAGAATCGTTGTAGATTCTCATCTCAGATTATCTTTACAAAGCAAAGTATTAGAAAAAATTTCTGAGACTCCAACTATTATAGCTACCTCAGAAGAAATCAAGCACAAATCAAAAGAAATGGAAATTGCTAAACAGATTGAAAATTTAGGAGGAGAAGTACTTTACTTGCCCCAAACTTCTACAGGAAAAGTGGATATATTTGAACTGGTGAAACTTTTGGGTCAAAGAGGGCTAGATAGCGTGCTTGTTGAAGGTGGAGAAACTCTTCATGGATCTTTAATAGAAGCTAATTACTATGATAAGTATATTGTTTATCTCGGGAACTTGGTAATTGGAGGTACTAACTCACCTACACCGGTTGGTGGAAAAGGTTTTCAAGCGCTAAAAGACAGCGTGATGTTAAATAATATGGAATATGAATATTTTGGTGATTCTATCAGGATTGAAGCGTATCCATTTCTAGAAAACCAAAGATGA
- the ribE gene encoding riboflavin synthase, with protein MKVGGNLFTGIVEEVGKVLSVNQGPNSISLNIQAEKIMDDIKLGDSISTNGVCLTVSKVGTNNFVADVMPETLRRSNLRYLTTNSWVNLERALRLSDRLGGHFVSGHVDGVAKVISRKHEGNAEIFNFQVVEENERNIQKYLVEKGSIAVDGISLTIVACEGDGFSVSIVPHSKENTILETRQVGNYVNIEVDIIGKYVEKLLFQEKQDNGSASTTGTSDKKAKIDSKIDINRLRELGY; from the coding sequence ATGAAAGTAGGTGGTAACTTGTTTACCGGCATTGTAGAAGAAGTTGGAAAAGTATTGTCTGTTAATCAAGGCCCAAATTCTATTAGTTTGAATATTCAAGCTGAAAAAATAATGGATGATATTAAATTAGGTGATAGTATTTCCACAAATGGTGTATGTTTAACTGTTTCTAAAGTAGGAACAAATAACTTTGTGGCTGATGTTATGCCCGAAACTCTGCGTAGAAGCAATCTAAGATACCTTACAACTAATAGTTGGGTTAATTTAGAGCGAGCACTTAGACTCAGTGATCGCTTAGGTGGTCATTTTGTATCAGGTCATGTTGACGGTGTAGCGAAAGTGATCTCTAGAAAACACGAAGGAAATGCTGAAATTTTTAACTTTCAAGTTGTTGAAGAAAATGAACGAAATATCCAAAAGTATCTCGTAGAAAAAGGGTCTATAGCGGTGGATGGAATTAGCTTAACCATAGTGGCCTGTGAAGGTGATGGCTTTTCTGTAAGTATAGTTCCGCACTCTAAAGAAAATACAATCTTAGAGACAAGACAAGTGGGTAATTATGTAAATATTGAAGTAGATATTATTGGAAAGTATGTAGAAAAATTACTGTTTCAGGAAAAACAAGATAATGGCTCTGCCAGCACAACTGGTACTTCTGATAAAAAAGCCAAAATTGATTCCAAGATTGATATTAATCGCTTAAGAGAGCTTGGTTATTAA
- a CDS encoding bifunctional 3,4-dihydroxy-2-butanone-4-phosphate synthase/GTP cyclohydrolase II — MTLSTIKEALEDLKNGKMVIVVDDEDRENEGDLVIPAEKATPQAVNFMAKYGRGLICMPMKEERLQELDIPLMVNDNTDEMGTAFTVSVDYKDCHTGISAYERAMTVTKLIKEDSKPEDFNRPGHIFPLAARQGGVLKRAGHTEAAIDLAYLAGCYPAGVICEIMSDDGTMARLPELEQFAREHDLKIISIADLISYRRNSEQLIEAVADINLPTKYGEFQGKLYQDTISGEHHLAIIKGEPDKEKEPVLVRVHSECLTGDVLGSMRCDCGDQLASAMQKIEEEGVGVVLYMRQEGRGIGLANKLKAYELQDQGKDTVEANELLGFPADLRDYGIGAQILKDLGLTKILLMTNNPKKIIGLKGYGLEVEQRLALEAEVTPHNKCYLQTKQDKLGHILNVQQQNDNKEENYYE, encoded by the coding sequence ATGACTTTAAGTACCATTAAAGAAGCACTGGAAGATTTAAAAAATGGAAAAATGGTCATCGTAGTTGATGATGAGGATAGAGAAAACGAAGGTGACTTGGTAATTCCCGCAGAAAAAGCAACTCCCCAGGCAGTTAACTTTATGGCTAAGTACGGAAGAGGCCTTATCTGTATGCCGATGAAGGAGGAAAGGTTACAGGAGCTCGACATTCCTTTGATGGTAAATGACAACACCGATGAAATGGGAACGGCTTTCACAGTATCGGTAGATTATAAAGATTGTCATACAGGCATATCTGCCTACGAAAGGGCAATGACAGTTACTAAATTAATAAAAGAAGACAGCAAACCAGAGGATTTTAATAGGCCTGGGCATATATTTCCTCTTGCGGCTCGTCAGGGTGGTGTTCTAAAGAGGGCCGGCCATACAGAGGCTGCTATTGACTTGGCTTATTTAGCAGGTTGTTACCCCGCTGGTGTTATATGTGAAATAATGTCTGATGATGGAACTATGGCCAGGTTACCTGAATTAGAACAATTTGCTAGAGAGCACGACCTTAAAATTATATCAATTGCCGACTTAATTTCTTACAGGAGAAACTCAGAACAGCTTATCGAAGCAGTTGCTGATATTAATTTACCAACAAAGTACGGAGAGTTTCAAGGAAAATTATATCAAGATACAATTTCTGGAGAGCATCACTTGGCAATAATTAAAGGTGAACCTGATAAAGAAAAGGAGCCGGTTTTGGTTCGAGTGCATTCGGAATGTTTGACCGGTGATGTTCTAGGGTCAATGAGATGTGATTGTGGAGATCAATTGGCTAGCGCTATGCAGAAAATAGAAGAGGAAGGTGTAGGAGTAGTACTTTATATGCGTCAGGAAGGTCGTGGCATTGGTCTGGCAAATAAATTAAAGGCCTATGAACTTCAAGATCAGGGGAAGGATACTGTGGAAGCCAATGAACTGTTAGGTTTTCCTGCTGATTTAAGAGATTACGGAATTGGTGCTCAAATTTTAAAAGATCTAGGACTAACCAAGATTTTATTGATGACTAATAACCCCAAGAAAATTATTGGTTTAAAAGGCTATGGCCTAGAAGTGGAACAGAGATTAGCCTTGGAGGCTGAGGTTACACCTCACAATAAATGTTATTTACAAACTAAGCAAGACAAACTGGGACATATATTAAATGTCCAGCAACAAAATGACAACAAGGAGGAAAATTATTATGAGTAA
- the ribE gene encoding 6,7-dimethyl-8-ribityllumazine synthase, which produces MSKIYEGQLKAEGLKIGIVVSRFNELITNKLLGGAMDSIKRHGGDEDNVGVIWVPGCFEIPGATKMVVNSGKYDAVISLGAVIRGDTPHFDYVASEVSKGVAKISLDSNVPVIFGVLTTDTVDQAIERAGTKAGNKGYDAACSAIEMANLYKQLY; this is translated from the coding sequence ATGAGTAAAATTTATGAAGGTCAACTAAAAGCTGAAGGTCTTAAAATCGGAATAGTAGTATCTAGGTTCAATGAATTAATTACTAATAAACTACTGGGAGGCGCCATGGATTCCATTAAAAGACATGGTGGAGATGAAGATAATGTAGGAGTAATTTGGGTCCCGGGTTGTTTTGAGATACCAGGAGCTACGAAAATGGTTGTTAATTCTGGCAAGTATGATGCTGTTATTTCCTTAGGGGCTGTTATCAGAGGAGATACACCCCACTTTGATTATGTAGCCAGTGAAGTTAGTAAAGGGGTTGCTAAAATAAGTTTAGATAGTAATGTACCTGTGATATTTGGTGTGTTGACTACTGATACTGTTGACCAAGCCATTGAAAGAGCTGGTACAAAAGCTGGAAATAAAGGATATGATGCAGCTTGTTCGGCTATAGAAATGGCGAACCTGTATAAGCAGTTATATTAA
- the nrdG gene encoding anaerobic ribonucleoside-triphosphate reductase activating protein has protein sequence MDENIDQENHNIIKIAGIIPECVVNAPGGISYVIFAQGCAHKCPGCHNPETHDFNAGEEWRIDEILTDLKNYPLSGIVTFTGGDPFFQAKSFHKLAVKLKELNYTIVAYSGFYFEELKNDMDKKNLLSHVDILIDGPYLEEQKQRDLNFRGSLNQRILDVKNSIIENNPVILNKYYEKS, from the coding sequence ATGGATGAAAATATAGACCAAGAAAATCACAACATAATAAAAATAGCAGGAATAATTCCTGAATGTGTGGTCAATGCCCCTGGAGGAATTAGTTATGTTATTTTTGCTCAGGGTTGTGCCCATAAATGCCCTGGATGTCATAATCCAGAGACTCACGACTTTAATGCCGGAGAAGAGTGGAGGATTGATGAAATACTAACAGATTTAAAAAATTATCCATTGTCTGGAATTGTTACTTTTACAGGGGGAGATCCCTTTTTTCAAGCTAAATCCTTTCATAAATTGGCAGTTAAATTAAAGGAGTTGAACTATACTATAGTAGCTTATTCTGGTTTTTATTTTGAAGAACTTAAAAATGACATGGATAAGAAGAATTTACTATCTCATGTAGATATTCTAATTGATGGACCTTATCTAGAAGAGCAAAAACAAAGAGATTTAAATTTCAGAGGTTCCCTCAATCAAAGGATACTAGATGTCAAGAATAGCATTATTGAAAATAATCCTGTTATTTTGAATAAATACTACGAAAAGTCCTAG